Proteins co-encoded in one Capsicum annuum cultivar UCD-10X-F1 chromosome 9, UCD10Xv1.1, whole genome shotgun sequence genomic window:
- the LOC107842174 gene encoding fatty acyl-CoA reductase 2, chloroplastic-like: MAMLHVQNIFPLNITTRVPTTELFSKNGHFPIKFYSYPKNEIIRSKKTNHLTLGIDHVIDPSSFSSSCIKALGDHQGDVLANNGIGIIEFFEDKNILVTGATGFLAKVLIEKMLRTTPKINKIYLLIRSKDKEAAFDRLTSEIIESKLFKCLKEMHGESYELFIKSKLVPIVGNIHEPNLGMDSITAHQIAQEIDLIVDSAANTTFDLRYDLALEANVNGPYQLMLFAKKCKNLKLLIHYSSAYVNGEREGLIYEKPFTMGESITKEKVTSHSPSTKFPSLNVANELDFVSMLNNAIENNDTFNKIMKDLGSERAKLYGWQDTYSFTKAIGEMVIDNMREDIPIVIIRPSVITSTYEEPFPGWIQGFRVIDPLLIFYGKGEYTCCFGDPSSLVDVVPVDVVVNTTMAAIVKHGHLQIPELNVYHATSSYMNPLSLSQLFNYCFEFFSSSPSVNSKGDQIKIKKMIFFDNMSDFTNYILEKLLKEQEVHDLKMQMRIKRKVEYFENFSKIYESYTFYKGRFHNGNMRKLMEDMSEEEKKNFNIDESKINWRDYFAGVHILGVKEHVFNGRSAVHR, from the exons ATGGCAATGCTTcatgttcaaaatatttttccccTTAATATTACTACAAGGGTACCAACAACTGAGTTGTTCTCTAAAAATGGTCATTTCCCTATCAAATTTTATTCATACCCAAAGAATGAGATAATTAGATCAAAGAAAACCAATCACTTAACTTTAGGAATTGATCATGTCATTGacccttcttctttttcttcctcttgtATTAAAGCATTGGGTGATCATCAAGGAGATGTTTTAGCTAATAATGGAATAGGGATTATTGAGTTTTTTGAAGACAAAAATATTCTTGTCACTGGTGCTACAGGATTTCTTGCCAAAG TTCTAATTGAGAAGATGCTAAGAACAACACCAAAGATAAACAAGATTTACCTTCTTATAAGATCAAAGGATAAGGAAGCTGCATTTGACAGATTAACAAGTGAA ATAATAGAGTCAAAATTATTCAAATGCCTGAAAGAGATGCATGGAGAATCTTATGAGTTATTCATAAAAAGTAAATTGGTTCCTATAGTTGGAAATATTCATGAGCCAAATCTTGGTATGGATAGTATTACTGCTCACCAAATTGCTCAAGAAATTGATTTGATTGTTGACTCTGCAGCAAACACTACATTTGACTTGAG GTATGACTTAGCTCTTGAAGCTAATGTGAATGGTCCATATCAACTCATGTTGTTTGCCAAGAAATGCAAGAACTTGAAACTCCTCATCCATTATTCGAGTG cgTATGTGAATGGCGAAAGAGAAGGTCTAATATATGAGAAACCTTTCACCATGGGAGAAAGTATAACAAAGGAAAAGGTCACATCACATTCTCCATCTACTAAGTTTCCATCCCTCAATGTTGCCAATGAACTGGACTTTGTTTCAATGTTGAACAATGCTATTGAAAACAATGACACCTTCAACAAAATCATGAAAGACTTGGGATCTGAGAG GGCAAAGTTATATGGATGGCAAGATACATACTCATTCACAAAGGCCATTGGTGAGATGGTAATTGACAACATGAGGGAGGACATACCAATAGTCATTATTCGTCCCTCAGTAATAACTAGTACTTATGAAGAACCTTTTCCAGGATGGATACAAGGATTCAG GGTAATCGACCCCCTACTTATTTTCTATGGGAAAGGGGAATATACATGCTGTTTTGGTGATCCAAGTAGTCTTGTTGATGTG GTTCCGGTTGATGTGGTTGTAAATACTACAATGGCTGCAATTGTCAAACATGGACACTTGCAAATTCCAGAGTTAAATGTCTATCATGCAACATCATCATATATGAATCCTTTATCACTATCACAACTTTTCAactattgctttgaatttttCAGTTCTTCTCCTTCTGTTAACTCaaaaggagatcaaataaagatTAAGAAGATGATATTTTTTGACAATATGTCAGACTTCACGAATTATATTTTGGAGAAACTTCTCAAGGAACAAGAAGTGCATGATTTAAAGATGCAAATGCGTATTAAAAGGAAGGTggaatattttgagaattttagcAAGATCTATGAATCATATACGTTCTACAAAGGCAG ATTTCACAATGGCAACATGAGAAAACTAATGGAAGATATGtctgaagaagagaaaaaaaacttTAATATTGATGAGTCAAAGATAAATTGGAGAGATTACTTTGCAGGAGTTCACATTCTTGGAGTGAAAGAACATGTATTTAATGGAAGGTCAGCAGTACATCGCTAA